Proteins from one Ahaetulla prasina isolate Xishuangbanna chromosome 2, ASM2864084v1, whole genome shotgun sequence genomic window:
- the CHCHD5 gene encoding coiled-coil-helix-coiled-coil-helix domain-containing protein 5 isoform X2, whose amino-acid sequence MQAALEITLRYCHKEAEQYGRCVAANPSSWQQDCHQLKLDMAKCTSSHPIVQKIRQDCAEPFTAFEECLKANQSSSIKCSENLQKFLLCADQQKPGYSLKWHYD is encoded by the exons AT GCAGGCAGCTCTGGAAATAACCTTGCGGTATTGCCACAAAGAAGCCGAGCAATATGGCCGGTGTGTGGCTGCTAACCCTTCTTCCTGGCAGCAGGACTGTCACCAACTCAAACTTGACATGGCCAAATGTACATCATCCCA CCCAATTGTTCAGAAGATTCGCCAAGATTGTGCTGAGCCGTTTACTGCATTCGAGGAGTGCCTTAAGGCAAATCAGAGTTCTTCAATCAAATGTTCTGAAAACCTCCAAAAGTTTCTCCTCTGCGCTGACCAG CAGAAACCTGGCTATTCCTTGAAGTGGCATTATGACTAA
- the CHCHD5 gene encoding coiled-coil-helix-coiled-coil-helix domain-containing protein 5 isoform X1 — MQAALEITLRYCHKEAEQYGRCVAANPSSWQQDCHQLKLDMAKCTSSHPIVQKIRQDCAEPFTAFEECLKANQSSSIKCSENLQKFLLCADQPFDFFSRNLAIP; from the exons AT GCAGGCAGCTCTGGAAATAACCTTGCGGTATTGCCACAAAGAAGCCGAGCAATATGGCCGGTGTGTGGCTGCTAACCCTTCTTCCTGGCAGCAGGACTGTCACCAACTCAAACTTGACATGGCCAAATGTACATCATCCCA CCCAATTGTTCAGAAGATTCGCCAAGATTGTGCTGAGCCGTTTACTGCATTCGAGGAGTGCCTTAAGGCAAATCAGAGTTCTTCAATCAAATGTTCTGAAAACCTCCAAAAGTTTCTCCTCTGCGCTGACCAG CCTTTTGATTTCTTCAGCAGAAACCTGGCTATTCCTTGA
- the CHCHD5 gene encoding coiled-coil-helix-coiled-coil-helix domain-containing protein 5 isoform X3, with the protein MQAALEITLRYCHKEAEQYGRCVAANPSSWQQDCHQLKLDMAKCTSSHPIVQKIRQDCAEPFTAFEECLKANQSSSIKCSENLQKFLLCADQVKLNT; encoded by the exons AT GCAGGCAGCTCTGGAAATAACCTTGCGGTATTGCCACAAAGAAGCCGAGCAATATGGCCGGTGTGTGGCTGCTAACCCTTCTTCCTGGCAGCAGGACTGTCACCAACTCAAACTTGACATGGCCAAATGTACATCATCCCA CCCAATTGTTCAGAAGATTCGCCAAGATTGTGCTGAGCCGTTTACTGCATTCGAGGAGTGCCTTAAGGCAAATCAGAGTTCTTCAATCAAATGTTCTGAAAACCTCCAAAAGTTTCTCCTCTGCGCTGACCAGGTGAAACTGAATACATAA